Proteins co-encoded in one Mycobacterium mantenii genomic window:
- a CDS encoding MarR family winged helix-turn-helix transcriptional regulator: protein MELTDNILWLLKQAFYYSLTTINEAMREHGVSTAQIGVLRQLANEPGLSGAELARRLLISPQGVQLALTALERRGLVERKQDPQHARILRAYLTGEGRKVAETVVNDAIAAHQEVFGVLTEQEQRTLRELLGRVVEKGTGHELFDDHVEG from the coding sequence ATGGAACTCACCGACAACATCCTGTGGTTGCTCAAGCAAGCCTTCTACTACTCGCTGACCACCATCAACGAGGCGATGCGCGAACACGGCGTGAGCACCGCCCAGATCGGTGTGCTGCGCCAATTGGCCAACGAACCCGGCTTGTCCGGGGCCGAATTGGCGCGACGCCTGCTGATCAGCCCGCAAGGCGTCCAGCTCGCGCTGACCGCCCTGGAGCGCCGCGGCCTGGTGGAAAGGAAACAGGACCCTCAGCATGCGCGCATCCTGCGGGCCTACCTGACCGGGGAGGGCCGCAAGGTCGCCGAAACGGTGGTCAATGACGCGATCGCCGCACACCAGGAGGTGTTCGGTGTGCTGACCGAGCAGGAGCAGCGGACCCTGCGTGAATTGCTGGGCCGCGTAGTCGAAAAGGGCACCGGCCATGAGCTGTTCGACGATCACGTCGAGGGCTGA
- a CDS encoding ferredoxin--NADP reductase: protein MTALPDGFVPLRIKRVIPETRDAVSIVLDVPQSGEQQFGYQAGQFLTLLVSVEGREHRRCYSMSSSPAVGEDLQITVKRDRNGVVSNWLNDTAAPGDQLPALPPQGRFVLRDGDRELIAFAGGSGITPVFSLLRTALTSGKRPARLFYANRSRDAVIFDEALASLATRHAHRFVLHHHLDDNSGFVTPADIEAFIHDAGDADVYICGPNEFMETVRTALSAAGMPADRVHVEHFDVNDIAAAAPPEAAVVTDEVTIVLDGVTTTAPYDSGNTLLQTARMAGLRAPSSCEIGSCGTCMARLTQGSARMINNDALEPDEVDDGWVLTCQALPTSPTVRVVYE from the coding sequence ATCACCGCGTTGCCGGATGGCTTTGTGCCACTGCGGATCAAGCGCGTGATTCCCGAAACCCGCGACGCCGTGTCGATCGTCCTCGATGTCCCGCAGAGCGGCGAGCAACAGTTCGGCTACCAAGCCGGGCAGTTTCTGACGCTGCTGGTCAGTGTCGAGGGACGCGAGCATCGACGCTGTTACTCGATGTCGTCCTCACCCGCCGTCGGCGAAGATCTGCAGATCACCGTCAAGCGCGACCGCAACGGGGTGGTGTCGAACTGGCTCAACGACACGGCCGCGCCGGGCGATCAGCTGCCCGCCCTGCCGCCGCAGGGTCGCTTCGTGCTGCGCGACGGCGACCGGGAGCTGATCGCGTTCGCCGGCGGAAGCGGCATCACGCCGGTGTTCTCGCTGCTGCGCACGGCGCTGACAAGCGGCAAGCGCCCCGCGCGGTTGTTCTACGCCAACCGAAGCCGTGACGCGGTGATCTTCGATGAGGCGCTGGCGTCGCTGGCTACCCGGCACGCCCATCGCTTCGTCCTGCACCACCATCTCGACGACAACAGCGGCTTCGTCACCCCGGCGGACATCGAGGCGTTCATCCATGACGCCGGAGACGCCGACGTTTACATCTGCGGGCCAAACGAATTCATGGAGACCGTGCGGACGGCCCTGTCCGCGGCGGGCATGCCGGCCGATCGGGTGCACGTGGAGCACTTCGACGTCAACGACATCGCGGCCGCGGCGCCGCCGGAGGCCGCAGTGGTCACCGACGAGGTCACCATCGTGCTGGACGGAGTTACCACTACGGCGCCGTACGATTCGGGCAACACCCTGCTGCAGACGGCCCGGATGGCCGGCCTGCGGGCGCCGTCCTCGTGTGAGATCGGTTCCTGCGGAACGTGTATGGCCCGCCTGACGCAGGGCAGCGCCCGGATGATCAACAACGACGCGCTGGAGCCGGACGAGGTCGACGACGGTTGGGTGTTGACGTGTCAGGCGCTGCCGACCAGTCCCACGGTGCGGGTGGTCTACGAGTGA
- a CDS encoding SDR family NAD(P)-dependent oxidoreductase: MTRVAVVTGGASGMGEATCHELGRRGLKVAVLDVNEHAAQRVTDDLRATGVTSLGVGADVTDRPGVEQAFAKVRSELGPVTVLVTSAGMFDFSPFAEITTETWSRIIDVNLTGTFHCCQVALPDMVDAHWGRIVMISSSSAQRGSPFAAHYAASKGGVITLTKSLAREYAVHGITVNNIPPSGIETPMQHQGQAAGYLPSNEQIASSIPLGYLGTGADIAAAVGFLCSEEARYITGQVLGVNGGAVM, from the coding sequence ATGACCAGGGTGGCGGTGGTGACCGGGGGTGCCTCCGGCATGGGCGAGGCGACCTGCCATGAACTCGGCCGGCGCGGACTCAAAGTCGCGGTCCTCGATGTCAATGAGCATGCCGCGCAACGCGTCACCGACGACCTGCGCGCCACCGGCGTGACCTCGCTCGGGGTGGGTGCCGACGTCACCGATCGGCCCGGCGTCGAGCAGGCCTTCGCGAAGGTGCGCAGCGAGCTGGGCCCGGTGACGGTTTTGGTGACCAGCGCCGGCATGTTCGACTTTTCGCCCTTCGCGGAGATCACCACCGAAACCTGGTCGCGGATCATCGACGTCAATCTCACCGGCACCTTTCACTGTTGCCAGGTGGCGCTGCCGGACATGGTGGACGCGCACTGGGGGAGGATCGTGATGATCTCGTCGTCGAGCGCCCAGCGCGGTTCCCCATTCGCCGCCCACTATGCGGCGTCCAAAGGGGGGGTGATCACCCTGACCAAGTCGCTGGCCCGGGAGTACGCCGTGCACGGGATCACGGTGAACAACATTCCGCCCTCGGGCATCGAGACCCCGATGCAGCACCAGGGTCAGGCGGCCGGGTACCTGCCGTCCAACGAGCAGATCGCCAGCAGTATCCCGTTGGGCTATTTGGGCACCGGGGCCGATATCGCTGCGGCCGTGGGGTTTTTATGTTCGGAAGAAGCAAGGTACATCACCGGCCAGGTCTTGGGCGTCAACGGCGGAGCGGTGATGTGA
- a CDS encoding aromatic ring-hydroxylating oxygenase subunit alpha, translated as MTRAGRPPEGSWTEHYPELGTGPVSFRDSTSREFYELEREAIFKRAWLNVARVEEFPRVGSYLTKEIEVVGASVILVKGKDERIRAFYNVCRHRGNKLVWNDFPGEETRGTCRQFTCKYHGWRYDLQGELKFVQQESEFFALDLAQYGLRPVHCDVWNGFVFINFDTEPRQSLREFLGPMITGLDDYPFGKLTERYDWVAHNNSNWKIFADAFQEYYHVPSLHSQQVPAEVREANAGFTCGHFQLDGPHRLVSTAGRRRWLLPPEYMYPIERATRSGLVGPWQTPDIGELPPGLNPGGIEPWGISNFQIFPNIEILIYGGWYLLYRYWPTSHNTHRFEAYTYFHPARTVRERIEHEVASVVLKEFALQDAGMLGGTQAALEYGIVDEFPLNDQEILVRHLHKVAVDWVEAYRRERDSVGV; from the coding sequence ATGACGAGAGCAGGCAGGCCACCAGAGGGCTCCTGGACCGAGCACTATCCCGAATTGGGAACGGGCCCCGTGTCGTTCCGGGACTCGACGTCTCGGGAGTTCTATGAACTCGAGCGGGAGGCGATCTTCAAACGGGCGTGGCTCAACGTCGCCCGGGTGGAGGAGTTTCCGCGTGTCGGCAGCTACCTGACCAAAGAGATCGAAGTCGTCGGCGCTTCGGTGATCCTGGTCAAGGGCAAGGACGAGCGCATCCGTGCGTTCTACAACGTGTGCCGTCATCGCGGAAACAAATTGGTGTGGAACGACTTTCCCGGCGAGGAGACCCGCGGGACGTGCCGGCAGTTCACCTGCAAGTACCACGGCTGGCGCTACGACCTGCAGGGTGAGCTGAAATTTGTCCAGCAGGAGTCGGAGTTCTTCGCCCTCGATCTCGCGCAGTATGGGTTGCGTCCGGTGCACTGCGATGTGTGGAACGGCTTCGTCTTCATCAACTTCGACACCGAGCCGCGCCAGAGCCTGCGCGAGTTCCTGGGCCCGATGATCACCGGGCTCGACGATTACCCGTTCGGCAAGCTGACCGAACGGTATGACTGGGTGGCCCACAACAACAGCAACTGGAAGATCTTCGCCGACGCCTTCCAGGAGTACTATCACGTGCCCTCGCTGCACTCACAGCAGGTGCCCGCCGAGGTGCGCGAGGCCAACGCCGGATTCACTTGCGGGCATTTCCAACTCGACGGCCCGCACCGGTTGGTCTCGACGGCCGGGCGGCGCCGCTGGCTGCTGCCACCGGAATACATGTATCCGATCGAGCGGGCCACCCGCAGCGGCCTGGTGGGACCGTGGCAAACCCCCGACATCGGCGAACTGCCGCCCGGACTCAATCCCGGGGGGATCGAGCCATGGGGCATCAGCAATTTCCAGATCTTCCCGAACATCGAGATCCTGATCTACGGCGGGTGGTATCTGCTGTACCGGTACTGGCCCACCTCGCACAACACGCACCGATTCGAGGCGTACACCTACTTCCACCCGGCGCGCACCGTCCGGGAGCGCATCGAGCATGAAGTCGCCTCGGTGGTGTTGAAAGAGTTTGCGCTGCAAGACGCCGGGATGCTCGGCGGGACGCAGGCGGCGCTGGAGTACGGCATCGTCGACGAGTTTCCCCTCAACGACCAGGAGATTCTGGTGCGCCATCTGCACAAGGTCGCCGTCGACTGGGTCGAAGCCTATCGCCGCGAACGGGATTCGGTAGGGGTGTGA